TCCTTCCGGATTACGATGTGGATGATGGGATACCTGGGAAACGCCAGCTGGTCCCGGGTCGGTTTTCTTACGGTTCCGCTTTTGCTGTCCGTTTTCTATTTCTGGATGGAACGCCACCATTTGGACGCTCTTTTGTCCGGAGATGAAGAGGCGCATGCTCTGGGCGTGGATGTCCGCAAACTTAAGATCCCGTCTGCTGACTGTCGTTGCGCTCGTTGTTGCGTTTTCGGTTGCGTTTACGGGCATGATCAGCTTTGTGGGCCTGATCGTCCCGCATATCGTAAAGACCATAATGGGTTCTTCCCATGCCGCATCGTTGCCGGTCGTGATCCTTGGCGGCGGCTGGTTCCTGCTCGTGTGTGATCTGTTTGGGCGTTGCGCCTTTGCGCCTGTTGAAATCCCAATCGGGGTCGTCACCGGTTTTTTGGGCGCGCCTTTTTTCCTGTATCTTGCCTTCAGAAAAAAAGGAGTGCGGTAACGATGCCTGCCATTGTCGTCAAAAATTTGAATTTTTCGTATGAAAATAAAAAGATTCTGGACGGGATCAGTTTTGCGGTCCCCAGAGGGAAACTGACCGGGATTCTGGGCCCCAACGGCTGTGGCAAATCGACGCTCCTGCAGAATATACTGGGTTTTTTGAATGAAAAATCCGAAGCGGTCGAAGTTTTGGGAAAACCGCGTACGAGCTACACCGCGGCGGAACTTGCGAAAAAGATGGCTTTCGTACCGCAAAAATCAAGGCTCAACGCGAATCTTTGCCTGTATGAGTTTGCCCTTCTCGGCCGAATTCCACACATGAAAAGCATTTTTTACGGATATTCCCGGGAAGACCATCGAATCACGGAATACGTCCTGCGGACCCTTCACCTGTCGGAGATGAAGGAAAGGATGACCATGACGCTTTCCGGCGGGGAATTTCAGATGCTTCTTCTGGCAAGGGCGCTCGTGCAGGATCCGGAAATTCTTCTGCTTGACGAGCCGACGGCGGCGCTTGATCTCAATCACGCGATTTCTCTGATGAGACGCTTAAACGCCGAGATACGGTCCCGGGACCTGAGCGCGTGCATCGTTTTGCATGATTTGAATCTTGCCGCTCTTTTTTGCGACGGACTCATTCTGATGCACCATGGAAAAGTTTATCGCAGCGGCGCGCCGGAGAGCGTACTGACGCCGGAGAATCTCAAGGCGGTCTACGGGCTTTCCTGCGTCGTGACAGCGCTTCCGAACGGAAAGCCGTATATCATACCGAATATCGAAGAAAAAATTGATTGAAGAAAAGGAGAAAGAGAGTTGAAGAAAAAAATTTTGGCGGCGCTCTTTTGCGTTGTTTTCTACCGGATGCTGCCGGGTATGCAGATATCGGACGGAAAAATCATGGATCATACCAATACAAGCATAGAGGCGAGACGCTACAATCGCGTCGTCGTTTTGGATCCCGCCGTCACGGAAACGCTCTATGAGATAGGCGGAGAGGATATCATCGCGGCAGTGGCCAATACGACAATGAGTAAAATCTGGCCGGAGGAGAAGGTGAAAGA
Above is a window of Fusobacteriaceae bacterium DNA encoding:
- a CDS encoding ABC transporter ATP-binding protein, producing the protein MPAIVVKNLNFSYENKKILDGISFAVPRGKLTGILGPNGCGKSTLLQNILGFLNEKSEAVEVLGKPRTSYTAAELAKKMAFVPQKSRLNANLCLYEFALLGRIPHMKSIFYGYSREDHRITEYVLRTLHLSEMKERMTMTLSGGEFQMLLLARALVQDPEILLLDEPTAALDLNHAISLMRRLNAEIRSRDLSACIVLHDLNLAALFCDGLILMHHGKVYRSGAPESVLTPENLKAVYGLSCVVTALPNGKPYIIPNIEEKID